One Cryptomeria japonica chromosome 9, Sugi_1.0, whole genome shotgun sequence genomic window carries:
- the LOC131073880 gene encoding nuclear transcription factor Y subunit B-1-like — translation MVVFSLSSIYCPPQTAFLKVSSEYKAGSHVCVGCQGEMGDKNLDLRSLSARPGIALNTSRTSDEEGETRAQDTLLPTANVSKIMRKILPPNAKVSKEAKDIMQECASEFVAFVTAEASLKCQKQKRKTINGEDLLSAMASLGFENHAEQLKSYLLKYRESECDKFSVIKQGLADESTSANGNIEKWVPTEDPHHHGRLLVGSISQNPPFLQRLKKHGAGPSTDPGGGGRWN, via the coding sequence ATGGTGGTTTTCTCTCTTTCCAGCATATACTGTCCCCCGCAAACAGCCTTTTTAAAGGTTAGCAGTGAATACAAAGCAGGCAGCCATGTCTGTGTTGGGTGTCAAGGGGAAATGGGAGACAAGAACCTAGATTTGAGGAGTCTTAGTGCTCGTCCTGGTATTGCGCTCAATACTAGCAGAACAAGTGACGAAGAAGGAGAGACAAGAGCACAAGATACGCTGCTGCCCACAGCCAATGTTAGCAAAATCATGCGTAAGATCCTTCCTCCCAATGCCAAGGTTTCGAAAGAAGCCAAGGATATCATGCAAGAATGTGCTTCCGAGTTCGTAGCCTTTGTCACTGCGGAGGCTTCTCTCAAGTGTCAAAAGCAGAAACGGAAGACCATCAATGGTGAAGATCTGCTATCTGCCATGGCTTCTCTTGGATTCGAAAATCATGCAGAGCAGCTCAAAAGTTATCTGCTTAAGTATAGAGAAAGTGAGTGCGACAAGTTTTCTGTAATAAAACAAGGCTTAGCAGATGAGTCCACTAGTGCTAATGGCAATATAGAAAAGTGGGTTCCCACAGAGGATCCACATCATCACGGGAGGCTGTTGGTGGGATCAATTAGTCAAAACCCTCCATTCCTGCAGCGCTTAAAGAAGCATGGCGCTGGTCCTTCCACAGATCCAGGGGGAGGTGGTCGTTGGAATTAG